A genome region from Solanum pennellii chromosome 12, SPENNV200 includes the following:
- the LOC107006712 gene encoding pelargonidin 3-O-(6-caffeoylglucoside) 5-O-(6-O-malonylglucoside) 4'''-malonyltransferase-like — protein sequence MAFQKENMQVEIISTKFIKPSSPTPNHLQNYKLCFFDQISDETHLPLVFFYPPTNNINFPSHREEQLEQSLSRILTHVYPISGRFTEDNSISCQDQGVKFIKAKVNGKLNEFLDKAHKDVNLSLLCWPQDSWNVDPSNLFTMPLVIIQITEFECGGLALSMSHAHIAMDGYSTFSFINEWSKVCRLEIPVEKIDFMSFNLVDVFPTRDLSKLVLPRVPTEDRVESKLVAKRLYINEDSISRLREKVGGDLCKFKPSRVEMIMALLWRALIRASEKKHGYLRRSLMNIPINLRTRLTSLPQVEKSFGNLGVDAPIKFIPGENKMELHEFVTLIHNTVKETITTCDKTSPEDIVSAVSNIYNKSSLAQDWGGSDEVDKYISSSLCKFPIQEADFGWGKPCLMHFGSRHDQFCWLYDSECGNGICVQVDLKEDHMHLFEIDNDIKYFFSF from the coding sequence ATggcatttcaaaaagaaaacatGCAAGTTGAAATCATATCCACAAAATTCATAAAACCATCTTCACCAACTCCAAATCATCTCCAAAATTACAAGTTATGTTTCTTTGATCAAATATCTGATGAGACACATTTAcctcttgtttttttttatcctcCTACCAACAACATTAATTTCCCATCTCATCGTGAAGAACAACTTGAGCAATCCTTATCTAGGATTTTAACTCATGTTTACCCTATTTCTGGCAGGTTTACCGAGGATAACTCGATATCCTGCCAGGATCAAGGGGTTAAATTTATAAAAGCAAAAGTTAATGGTAAACTCAATGAATTTCTTGATAAAGCACATAAGGATGTTAACCTTTCATTGCTTTGTTGGCCTCAAGATTCATGGAATGTAGATCCATCTAATTTATTTACCATGCCACTTGTCATTATCCAAATCACGGAATTTGAGTGTGGTGGCTTGGCTCTATCTATGAGCCACGCGCACATTGCAATGGATGGTTATTCAACTTTTAGTTTTATCAACGAGTGGTCCAAAGTGTGTAGACTTGAGATTCCTGTAGAGAAGATCGATTTCATGAGCTTTAATTTGGTTGATGTTTTCCCAACGAGAGATTTATCGAAGCTTGTCTTGCCTCGTGTTCCTACAGAAGATCGCGTGGAGTCTAAATTAGTAGCCAAAAGGCTATACATCAATGAAGATTCCATTTCAAGGCTAAGAGAAAAAGTTGGTGGAGATTTATGCAAATTTAAGCCGTCAAGAGTTGAAATGATTATGGCCCTCCTATGGAGGGCATTAATCCGTGCTTCAGAAAAGAAGCACGGATATCTAAGACGTTCTTTAATGAACATCCCAATAAACTTGCGCACTAGGTTGACTTCTTTACCTCAAGTAgaaaaatcttttggaaatcttgGAGTTGACGCCCCTATAAAATTCATACCTGGAGAGAACAAGATGGAGTTGCACGAATTCGTGACATTAATTCATAACACTGTGAAGGAAACTATCACTACTTGTGACAAGACTTCACCGGAGGACATAGTTTCCGCGgtgtcaaatatatataataaaagttcCCTAGCACAAGATTGGGGAGGAAGTGATGAAGTTGATAAGTACATAAGTTCAAGTTTATGTAAATTTCCTATACAAGAAGCTGATTTTGGTTGGGGAAAGCCATGTTTGATGCATTTTGGGTCAAGACATGATCAGTTTTGCTGGTTGTATGATTCAGAATGTGGCAATGGGATTTGTGTGCAAGTGGATTTGAAGGAAGATCATATGCATCTATTTGAAATTGATAATGATATcaagtatttcttttctttttag